In one window of Juglans regia cultivar Chandler chromosome 3, Walnut 2.0, whole genome shotgun sequence DNA:
- the LOC109022070 gene encoding protein FAR1-RELATED SEQUENCE 5-like has protein sequence MMSVFRDDVEILDSANSSADGVEMIEDLDVEVVEDRNLPKELKMMSSSYVEPYVGLQFDDLEDAHTCYKVFSRRTGFSIRTNHTRLSKENRSLIGVEYVCSREGFRRHYSKLKERVRPEAAETKIGCKAMMTIRKDGEKWVVSKFVLEHNHELLSPRSTSLLRGHRRVTPAQKNLIETLNESGIPTRKIMSVLSKESGGDYNVGCIGKDIHNYLGKRRRKVLGEEDAQSLYTYFLESERNNPGFVYSIQVDVDGSMGNCFWADAKSRAAYQYFGDVVTFDATYLTNRYKMPFVLFTGVNHHHQSVMFGCALLINETVESYTWLLKTWLEAMLGRAPSTIITDDDKAMTKAIAEVLPDTTHKLCIWHLLQKVPEHLGHVSNRYPQFQEDFHHCIHETLTVEEFELEWTEMLLKYKLEENSWLQNIYTRRAKWVPAYLRGIFCAGMSTTQRSESMNKFFKDYVRSNTMVSDFVHQYDKALNAFYLSEKENDVKTKTTKPIMRTSYKVEEEVAKIYTRTSFLIFQEELFNSQRYKASKTREEDGRKIYLVTLDGKESSAYEVTLGREKHNVSCTCCKFEFIGFLCRHSLHILGKKSIMNNILQSYVLERWTINAKSRVVHGICGDEGLVETVPTALVMKHRLMRQFYEVAEMGSQSIQRYEHVSRGIENIRQVLMNVDDGNIEGHTVHSQNIDE, from the coding sequence ATGATGAGTGTTTTCAGGGATGATGTTGAGATTTTAGATTCTGCTAATTCTAGTGCCGACGGAGTTGAGATGATTGAAGACTTGGATGTTGAGGTTGTAGAAGATAGGAACTTGCCCAAGGAACTAAAGATGATGTCATCTTCATATGTGGAGCCGTATGTGGGGCTACAGTTTGACGATCTAGAAGATGCACATACTTGCTATAAAGTCTTCTCCAGACGAACTGGTTTTAGCATTCGAACAAACCATACTCGGTTGTCAAAGGAAAACAGATCATTAATTGGGGTAGAATATGTTTGTTCTAGAGAAGGATTCCGTCGCCATTATTCTAAATTGAAAGAAAGAGTAAGACCCGAGGCTGCAGAAACAAAGATTGGGTGTAAAGCGATGATGACAATAAGAAAGGATGGAGAAAAATGGGTTGTGTCCAAATTTGTACTTGAGCATAATCATGAGTTGCTATCACCTAGGAGTACAAGTTTGCTTCGTGGGCATAGACGGGTGACACCAGCGCAAAAAAATCTAATAGAAACGCTAAATGAATCGGGGATACCAACACGGAAAATAATGTCTGTTTTGAGTAAGGAGTCTGGTGGTGACTATAATGTTGGTTGTATTGGTAAAGACATTCATAATTACTTGGGCAAAAGAAGGAGAAAAGTTCTTGGAGAGGAAGATGCACAAAGCTTGTATACTTACTTTTTAGAAAGTGAACGTAATAATCCAGGCTTTGTGTATTCGATCCAAGTCGATGTAGATGGGTCGATGGGGAATTGCTTTTGGGCAGATGCTAAATCACGAGCCGCATACCAATATTTTGGGGACGTTGTGACTTTTGATGCTACGTACCTCACAAATCGCTACAAGATGCCTTTTGTTCTATTTACTGGAGTTAACCATCATCATCAATCTGTGATGTTTGGATGTGCCTTACTCATAAATGAGACAGTCGAGTCTTATACATGGTTATTGAAAACATGGCTAGAAGCGATGCTTGGTCGTGCTCCATCTACAATAATCACTGATGATGACAAGGCAATGACTAAGGCCATCGCCGAGGTATTGCCCGATACAACTCACAAATTGTGCATATGGCATCTTTTACAAAAAGTTCCTGAACATTTAGGTCATGTCTCTAATAGATATCCACAATTTCAAGAAGAttttcatcattgtattcaTGAAACACTCACagttgaagagtttgagttggaGTGGACTGAAATgttattgaaatataaattggaaGAAAATAGTTGGTTGCAGAATATTTATACTAGGCGGGCAAAGTGGGTGCCGGCTTACTTGAGAGGCATATTTTGTGCTGGAATGTCCACAACTCAACGAAGTGAGAGTATGAACaagttttttaaagattatgttCGTTCAAATACGATGGTTAGTGACTTCGTCCATCAATATGATAAAGCATTGAACGCCTTTTATCTCagtgagaaagaaaatgatgtgAAGACAAAAACTACCAAGCCAATTATGAGAACTTCTTACAAAGTTGAAGAGGAAGTAGCCAAGATCTACACAAGAACATCATTTTTGATTTTCCAAGAAGAGTTATTTAATAGCCAACGGTACAAAGCTTCTAAAACACGTGAGGAAGATGGACGAAAAATATATTTGGTGACACTTGATGGAAAAGAAAGTTCGGCATATGAAGTAACACTTGGGAGGGAGAAGCACAATGTTTCTTGTACATGTTGTAAGTTTGAATTTATTGGCTTTTTATGCCGGCACAGCCTAcatattttgggaaaaaaatctaTAATGAACAATATACTGCAATCATATGTTTTAGAGAGGTGGACGATCAATGCAAAAAGTCGCGTGGTACATGGGATATGTGGTGATGAGGGGCTAGTGGAGACAGTCCCAACTGCATTAGTCATGAAACATCGTTTGATGAGACAGTTTTATGAAGTTGCCGAGATGGGGTCACAATCTATCCAAAGATATGAGCATGTTTCTAGGGGCATTGAGAATATCCGGCAAGTCTTGATGAATGTTGATGACGGAAACATTGAGGGACATACGGTCCATAGCCAAAACATCGATGAATAA
- the LOC109022067 gene encoding uncharacterized protein LOC109022067: protein MEAVALSTNDARVIVNFLGKNIFFQFGTSRAIINDGGKHFCNRQFEVLLTKYGVTYHVATPYHPQMSGQIEMSNLELKRILEKTLSISWADWARMLDDTLWAYRTTFKIPIGMSPYRLVYGKSCHLPMELEHRAYWATRTLNFDLQATVEKRILQINKIDEFCNDAYENVRIYKDKTK from the coding sequence ATGGAAGCAGTCGCCTTGTCAACCAATGATGCGAGGGTCATAGTGAATTTCTTGGGGAAGAACATTTTTTTCCAATTCGGCACTTCAAGGGCCATAATCAATGATGGTGGGAAGCATTTTTGCAATCGCCAATTTGAAGTGCTATTGACTAAGTATGGAGTTACCTATCACGTGGCGACACCATATCATCCTCAAATGAGCGGCCAGATCGAGATGTCTAATCTGGAGTTAAAGCGCATATTAGAGAAGACCCTGAGTATCTCTTGGGCAGACTGGGCGAGAATGTTAGATGACACCCTATGGGCCTATCGAACAACATTTAAAATACCGATTGGGATGTCCCCTTATCGGCTCGTTTATGGAAAATCCTGTCATCTACCCATGGAGCTAGAACACAGAGCCTATTGGGCTACAAGGACACTGAACTTTGATTTACAAGCGACTGTCGAGAAGAGAATATTGCAAATCAACAAGATTGATGAGTTCTgcaatgatgcttatgagaatgtTCGGATctacaaagataaaactaaatGA
- the LOC109022068 gene encoding pentatricopeptide repeat-containing protein At2g17525, mitochondrial, whose product MPKISNPSTLPIFSTATYQRFLLLSPQSKPISSSLSPSWSSSSSPVPTQQQIAHLILEQKSVSQALQTFRWASKLPKFTHSQSTYRALIHKLCAFRRLDIVKELLCEMSDSIGSPPDEDIFITIIRGLGRAGMVKPVIKVVDLVSRFENKPSLKIFNSILDVLVGENIDLAREFYRKRMMGSGVQGDDYTFGILMKGLCSTNRIGDGFSLLQAMKSGGITPTTVIYNTLLHALCRKGKAGRARSLMNEMEEPNDVTFNILISGYCKEENLVQALVLLEKCFNLGLMPDVVTVTKVLEVLCNAGRVTEAVEIVERFESKGGMTDIVAYNTLIRGFCRLLKVKVGYRLLKQMERKGCLPNVDTYNILIASCCESGMLYLALDLFNEMKTVGIGWNFVTYDTLIKGLCSGGRMEDGFKILELMEESKWGSGGRISPYNSVLYGLYKESQLDEALTFLTNTGKLFPRAVDRSLRILSFCADGAIEDAKKVFDQLLGEGGVPSVLVYDHLIHGFCQEGCVREAFQLVNEMVGLGYFPLATTFNALISGFCRQGKVSSALRLVEDMVGRGCIPDIRSYNPLISALCRKGDFQKALGLVSQMVERGIVPDHSSWNSLLLCLCQQTSWIESKNMFQVTYLLKQIARVLN is encoded by the coding sequence ATGCCCAAAATATCCAACCCTTCAACTCTTCCAATCTTCTCCACAGCAACTTATCAAAGATTTCTTCTTCTCAGCCCACAATCAAAACCCATTTCGTCATCGTTATCCCCATCATggtcgtcatcatcatctcctGTCCCAACCCAGCAGCAAATTGCCCATTTAATTTTAGAGCAAAAATCGGTCTCCCAAGCCCTTCAAACCTTCAGATGGGCCTCCAAACTCCCCAAATTTACCCACTCCCAATCCACCTACCGTGCTTTGATCCACAAGCTCTGTGCTTTCCGTCGTTTGGATATTGTGAAGGAACTGCTCTGTGAAATGTCCGACTCCATCGGTTCACCCCCGGACGAAGACATTTTCATTACCATCATCCGTGGTCTAGGGCGGGCAGGTATGGTTAAGCCAGTTATCAAAGTTGTTGACTTGGTTTCACGGTTTGAAAATAAACCGTCTCTGAAGATTTTCAATTCAATACTTGACGTTCTTGTTGGGGAAAATATTGACTTGGCTAGAGAGTTTTACAGGAAACGAATGATGGGTAGCGGTGTCCAAGGTGATGATTATACTTTCGGGATCTTAATGAAAGGGCTTTGCTCGACCAATAGGATTGGCGATGGTTTCAGTCTATTGCAAGCAATGAAGTCTGGGGGAATTACACCAACTACCGTGATTTATAACACATTGCTTCATGCACTTTGCAGGAAAGGCAAAGCTGGGCGAGCAAGGAGCTTGATGAATGAAATGGAAGAGCCCAACGATGTGACTttcaatatattaatttctGGTTACTGTAAAGAAGAGAATTTGGTTCAAGCTCTTGTTCTGTTAGAGAAGTGCTTTAATTTGGGGTTAATGCCTGATGTTGTCACGGTGACAAAGGTGCTGGAAGTTCTCTGCAACGCTGGTCGTGTAACTGAGGCTGTTGAGATTGTGGAGAGATTTGAGAGTAAAGGCGGTATGACTGACATTGTGGCTTATAATACTTTGATAAGGGGTTTTTGTAGATTACTGAAAGTGAAAGTTGGGTATCGCTTACTGAAGCAGATGGAGAGGAAAGGCTGCCTTCCAAATGTAGACACATACAACATTTTGATCGCTTCTTGTTGCGAGTCTGGGATGTTGTATTTGGCTCTCGATCTGTTTAATGAGATGAAAACAGTAGGGATTGGCTGGAACTTTGTTACGTATGATACACTTATTAAAGGTTTATGTTCAGGAGGAAGAATGGAAGATGGGTTTAAGATTTTGGAACTGATGGAGGAGAGTAAGTGGGGATCTGGGGGTCGTATTAGCCCTTATAATAGTGTGTTATATGGTCTTTATAAGGAAAGTCAATTGGATGAGGCCCTCACTTTTCTGACCAACACGGGGAAGTTATTTCCTAGAGCTGTTGATAGAAGCTTGaggattttaagtttttgtgCAGATGGCGCTATCGAGGATGCAAAGAAGGTTTTTGATCAGCTGCTTGGAGAAGGGGGAGTTCCAAGTGTCCTTGTTTATGACCATTTAATCCACGGTTTTTGCCAAGAAGGATGTGTGCGTGAAGCTTTTCAGCTGGTGAATGAGATGGTTGGTCTTGGTTATTTTCCACTTGCAACAACATTCAATGCTCTTATCAGTGGTTTTTGCAGGCAAGGAAAAGTTAGTAGTGCTTTAAGGCTTGTAGAAGACATGGTTGGGAGGGGTTGCATACCTGATATAAGAAGTTATAATCCCTTGATCAGTGCTCTTTGCAGGAAGGGAGATTTTCAAAAGGCTTTGGGGCTCGTTTCACAAATGGTAGAAAGGGGAATTGTTCCTGATCATTCTTCATGGAACTCGCTGCTTCTTTGCCTATGTCAACAAACATCGTGGATAGAAAGCAAGAACATGTTCCAAGTAACTTATCTATTAAAGCAGATTGCTAGAGTCTTGAATTAA